The Spea bombifrons isolate aSpeBom1 chromosome 4, aSpeBom1.2.pri, whole genome shotgun sequence genome segment ATTAGGTATATATTTGAATGGGGCTGTTCCATCTACTGAATTAAGCACtactataataaaatacagcatTAGAATTATCATCCCTACTACTCCTGAATAAACAAGCTTGTCCTAAAgaataatcatgtaaaatgtagCCTCCTTCATAACTTGCCTCCTaggctgctctgatttaaagattttggCCCACTGCTTGAAGCTTTACTATAAACTGAAGCAACAAGGGCTTTGAGAATAACAAACTTATTGActaaatcatttatttgttctctttatgtattttatgcatttcattttgttctttcaTATAGTTTAGACGAGACTCCGTTGCCATTGATAGCTGCTTTATTAATGGGCCAAGGGCTGAAATTTTGTCACATGTCCATGTCTATGATATAAATTATAACAGGGCTGGGGTAGCAATTAACATTGTCTATAAAATAAACAGTCATGAAGTCATCTCCTTATTAAAGATATGCAAGTGGAGGTATAATGAATATAAAACCAAATAACCCACCAAACGTCTATGTAACTACTATCTCTGACTATAATACAAATTGTGTGTTTAGGGATGTCCACGCCatacagcatattttttttttgttaaaaaaagaaaaaacatcaaaaacaaatgaattacAATGTATCCAAATATTTAAGTAAATAAAGGGCTGCTTGTCAGAGGCTGGTAATCTGTAAGGCCATTTCTCTACATCAGCTGTTCAAAGTACAAATTGAAGTCACTCACAAAAAAGATAACTAagaaatgaatattaaatattaaaattaaaacagaCCGCATGTTTGCAAGGATTCCCCATTAGTATATCTCAGTACAGAGATACTGACCTTTTAAATGCCAGCGGTAACAGTAGTGTTTGGTCTTGGAAAAAGAAGATTTAGAGTTACACAAGCTTTGAAGATGTCATTTCTTTAACTGGAAATGAACAATGATGTACCTTAATCTGTTTTTCTAAATAACAGTGAAGCAATATACATTTTCCAGTCCAGGGAGAATTGTTACTAACAGGTTAAGGCACAGGTAGGAAAGAGGGGTTCTGAAAAAGACAGTCTTAAAATGTGGAACATCTGTGTTGCCCTTTCCCAGCCATTCCACCATTCTGCACTTCTCCCTGgtcatttcaataaaaatgccTCTTTCTGTTTAAACATCCTCCTCTGGCACTTCTGTATAGAGGGAGGTGATCTGCCCATCCTTCCACTGCACTGTGATATCTCCTGGCTGTGGTTCCTTTTTCAAAAGGTTGTCCTCTTGAGATGCTGTGTCTTTCTCCAGGTGGACTACAGCCTGTTTGCCATCAGCCTCCACTGATAGAGCAGCATTTGCATTCTTCTGGTAGAGGGcaatcatcttcttcttcctatATCACATTTTGTGAACGAAAAGGTagcatatataaaacaaacattgttacattacattttatttatagagtgcccTCAGATCCATTATCACTAATAGGGTAGCGAGaaaattaacaattatattCAAACAAAGATTCCTAAACCAGAGGGATTTCAGTATTTTGAGCAAAATGTTCtaagtattattttttgttactcaaagtactatatatatatatatatatatatatatatatatatatagtgtgaagCTCACCTGTTGTTAAAAATACTCCGGACTAGTACAAAAATTCCCAAAAACAATGCAACAAATGCAAGAGCAAGGATGGCATAATTCCAGGCGGTGACTGCGAAGAAAAGtggaaatatgtttcatttttccAGCCCAGCTCTAAAAAGTCAGCAACATAGTTAGAGATTGTATTATAAAATCCCACCCTGCAGGTGGCTCTACACAATCCCTAATCAGGTTTCATTGGAAATCCTCTTTATCTGCAGCCATGCATGATGTTCTCGCAGGATTTTGATTGTCACCATTTTTCAGTGTTTGACATATACATATCACCTTGCACagcaaatgttggtattttggCGCATGCACATTCCTATTGTCATTTACATTCCTATCATAATGCCACAGAGATGTAAGCAAAAAGCTTtacttttgatctatacattttatagCAATTTGGCTAGCACAATGATTAGGTTCAACATTCGCCATGTTTGCATGAATGAAGGACAGTAATATATATGAATTagtatttaattataattattaatgacCTAACATGATAACATGTGCAGCTACATCCGGATCCCTAACGTATGACGGACAGCCTGTCAACTCCACTGTTGTAGGGAGCATGGAGCTCTATGCAGGAAGGGCCATGTATCTCACTATTTCTGCTTCCTGGTTAGAAGGATGTTGGTAAAATGAGGGCGTTGGATTAAAATGTCATAACTTGGCTCCTGCTCCTGCAGTAACTTACAAATGTGTTGATGGTGGTTGACTGTGCCTATTGGATACAGTCAACCTTCAATGCGCAGGGTTAATGAGTGGATTGGGATAAATATTGACAGGGAAACTCTAAAAGACATATTAACACTTGGAGCCTATTGAGGATTATTGTAGGATTGATTGTAGGCTGATTTTACTTACGATCTCCAGTTCGGAAGAACCAAAGAGCCTTCTCCATCTTCTTCTGCTGTACAGATGGAGTGGTTTCAACTATAGTGCTTGAGTCGCCCATGTTTCAAAATAACAGTAGTTACTTGGCTTCACTCTATaacacagaacaaaataaaaataaaatactgaatACTTTATTACCATTTTATTCCTACTGTAGACCATGATCCTTAAGGACTAATCCTGTTTCCCTCTGCTTCTCAGTACAGTATCCTTAAAACATCTCAggttaagtatatatatatttgagaagGTCCAACATATTAAACTAAATTTAgcacaaaattaatattttcatgttAGTTTTGTGATTCATGTTTAAGAGCTGGCTCATGGGCTTCTCATTCTTGAAGCATGAAGTACTGTCAGATGGAACACTTTGATGGCCGATAGGAACCTTGGCCCATCtgatctgcccatttttcctgatgtaaagacgtAATTGGTCCTTGGCCTTGTCGTATACTTAGGAAAGTTTTAAGCCTatatcatgcatgtttaaaaaattccctcactgtatcagctTCTGTATTACTTTGGTGAGAGAATATTCCACTTCcactctcagtaaaataaactaAGCCtgtgaccctctagttttagatcatgaccTATTGCTCTAATGTTTTATCACCTTTGAAATTAAATTTTCTTCTgtgctttgttaaatccttttatgaactgaaatgtttctatcatggGTGGAACTAGTCACTATACTTATATTACGtgtgtaacaatatatacaatatatatatacacatataataatgtGCAGAATTCACATTCCAAAGAAGCCTTAGGATATCTATTAAATATAGCAGATTAATATGTCCAATTTTATTTGCCAGAAAGAgacattacaaaatatatatatatatatataaagaaatgtataaaaaaaatccatatcttTGATCATTTTATACAATTGTTAATCTAATTATACTCTCTTTGTGTTTGTGGTATCAGGTTTAAAAAAAGACCTAGAAGGGGTAAAAATGCTGCCTGTTATGCTGGTATAGAAGCCATTCAGATGCACTAAATCCGATTTGTGGACCatagtttattttgtatatcAGTCTGATGGGTCATGTCTGGATTTAGTCCTTTACCCAACTACTAGGGGAAAATTCCCATCCCCCTGCTCATATTCTGTTTGGGAAATTTCTGCAGAATTTAGTCAAATACCACCAAGACAGCCAAGTTAAAAACTCTCATTTATTGTAAAGCTCTGTTTACTTAATGATAGTAATGATATGAAAAAAGAACTGTGTcagcccccctcccccactaTCGCTTGGACCTGTGTTACTGATCTCAAATCACTTACTTATCTGATTCTGAGTGTCCTGTGGGTGCTGCGGAGCGTCACAGAGTGCTTGTCCCTCAGGTCACATACTCTCTTTCTGCTACTTTATCCCAGTAAACAGAGCCAGAGGTGAATGGACACAGTGACGTTCACCACTTGTTTCGCAGAAATTGAAACTCCCACACAGGGATGTCACAGTGAACATTGTACAGTCTAGTGCAACTCCCTGATTAAAACTATACTTTGAAGCCTGTGTTCTCTTTCAGAACCCTTTTGCAATGGCTGCTCCATACAACCCAGAaaactgcatttatttaaatatacccTATATCCTCGGTGTAACCTCCAAATCATGAATACCTAAACCAGCAGTTACGGTCCCAAACCAAGCAACCTGTTTACGTTGTgatacagcaggaaaaaatgggcagactaaatgagCTGTTATTTCCCCATTATAAATTCTATATGCTGCAATTTTTCTTGTTTACCACTTTTACTAGACAAATGTTTACAGTACAAATGGAATGGGGCAGTAAATAAGAGCAGACAGACCGGGGTGCGAGGATCATCTGGCTTTACTGGAGGCACTGGGAAAACACAAAGTCAATTACTCTGCCTGCGTCATATTTCTGCAATAACTTAACGGAAGCCATGTCATTTTCTTTGATTAAGTTaatgcagaataaaaatatttgagtcCCCCAGTTTGTATGGCCTGTATGGCCCCTACCCTATTACTGATATCGTACATCAAACGGCCAAGGAGGCTTCCATGCCAATGATATCACATCTTGCCAGTAGGTTTAGTGTTGTATGTATTGTTTCTGAAATTGTGCAAGCAGCTTTCAGAAAATTAAAGAAGCGTTCGTTCTTAGTGATATAATTCCTTAAGGATAGTGGAGCAAACATAGTTTCCTTTAGCttcccttaaaaaaaagcatgattTAAGGGCCTGCTTTAATACATCTGTCTATAAAAATGTCTATGGCTATGAAAAAAGGACACAGATGTAGTCAGGTGTTTCTAGACTTTATCTATCACCCCTAAGCAATGGTAATTATTATCAGCATGGAAAAGGAAACTCAGTTTCTGTCCGTTTACAAAACCTAATGGAAATGTTGGTAAAAGGTTGTGATACCTTGCAATGCGCCAACTACCTGAACTCTATAACTTGAGAGTTTAGACTCTTTTCTGATGGGACATTTTCTGATCAGTTGCCAGAACTTTAGATCCTAAACTGCACACGTTTGGACgtaaaaactaaattaattatttattaaaaaatgacattCTTTTAGAATATGCATTTGTCTTAAAAAGCAACCTATTCACAGTGCAGGGATGCTGACCTTAAAGGAACAGTGTCCACAAAAACTCCCAGTATTAACAGCTGGGTTAACCCTAGTAGGCATAACACTGATTTTGCAACCTGTTACTTGTCACCACTTTAtgtcacaaataaaataactacattttgttctttgttACATATGGCAACACTATTTTTGTACTTAATGGCCAACAATGAACAGTGTAACACTGCCAGTTTAAAACAGGTTATTTTGATTACATTAACAATTATTTCATACGTTCAAATATTTTACGaaataactgaaaataaaatatatttgaatatgaAATTGCTGATTTCATGGGGATATTTTTGCTTAGGTTATTAACTCCTGATCAGCATTAATCCCCTTTGTAGAGATTTAATGAACATTGAATGGTGTAGAAAACAGACATATCAAAGAATAATAATCATCGTATCCCATAAACAGCTATCCTAAACCCAGAATGGATGAAGAGAATGAATATAAACTACATGCATAGAGACTGTACCTTCAGATCTGTTTGGTGGGTCCTGGTAGGTGTCATTGGCACAGTTCTAGTTCTTTctctgtgttttatatttttaggagGGAATGCCCCATGCCCTTGGCATGTAAACCTTATCTGTTTGTGTAATTACTTTTTGATTCCTAGCATGTCTTTGACCTCAACCGTTTGGTTATACTATAACCAGCCCATCCCCACCGCAGTACAGAAAGTGGCTGAATGTAACACAGACATACACCCTTTCACTGCTAAAGAACTACGAGACTCTTTGATGAAGGCTATTTTCAACAATCCAATCACTACCGGTTCCTACCTACTTCTATAATACAGCCTCAATGCAGCTTCATTTTTTATTCAAGTCTTGAATTTCAGGGGTTAGTAACACCGATTTGTTTCTACCCATACACTATATATCTAGACGtacacattttaattgtattcaGTTATTCAAGtgcatatatatctatcattGGAAGTGCAAAACCCCAGGATAGAATACTCACCTTTCCTCGTCTGCTACATGCGCTGTGCAGACAAATGAGTCTGGCGTAAAGGGGAGTATAATTAAACTATTTTACAACCACTTCAACTTTATAAACAACTTTTTACAATCATTATCAGTTTTTATTTCAAGAGAATTGCTTTATACTGAAACGCTATGATCTTGACTAGTATATACTTGTCTTATATGTTTCCTACCATCTCTACATATTTGTTAAATTAATCTAtcaatactttattattaaGAAGGACGTAAAACATAATTAGGTATGATTTAATAATCATCaggtctgctactgtctccgaTTAACTTTGATGATGATCCATCTGTAAAATATACTAAGAGCTACCTGAGTTGAACTTGGTGGAAGCCCTTACCTGCCAAATTTCCAAAAAATGTCGTTATTGAGATGAGTCACAATTTAGGTCAATGCAGGATCAACTAACAAAAGCTCTTAAGTGCTTGGCAGTTACAAAACTCACTGAGAACTTGGATTTGAGCTGGTCTGATTTCCACCATAAATCAGTTGAAGCAGTAGCTACAATTTAGCTTTTACTAGATAAACCCCCAATTAGGTAATTTGTCTCAGTGAAGTGTCATAGAAAAATGATATGTATGCAGTGATGAAGgggagcattaaaaaaaaccttgttttatttaatttcctctTATTTGCAGACCTTACGACTGCCATCATTGTCAGTaacgtgatattttgggtgactttccttgTTCAAACATCACACTAAGCTGAGTGTTATGGCGCAGCTTGTCCAATAAAATAGTTACCTCCGCAGACGTTCATTAGTCAGAAAGTCACTGAGACACTGACTAAGACTTTCCATCATTTGCCACAAGGCATAACCTGGTGTTAGTAATGAACATTTTTGCTATGAATTTCCTTTTCAATATTatacaatgtatgtatgtgactgGGTAGTTGCACTAAGAAGTTGCCCAAAATCCTTCCTCTTCTGGAGAAGCTGCTTCTTTCTAGAAGTGGGGCTAGTTTGAATGAAAGAAGACGAGaagggagatgtgatagaaccatttaaatacttaaagggatttcaGAAAGTacggagggaagtttatttcaaatgggcagactaaataggaaaaatgcttcttatctgccattataTTCAATGTTTCTAGGTGCACTAAGTAGTAGCGCTAGCTCCAGTTAGCCTTCCATTGGTAGAAAGGTGTTGTGGGCGCAGCATAGTTAGGGacctgggcagggagtgggcatgaCCTTACCCGTACAATGAAGAAACTGACATGAAGAAGCTGTGCTTGACCTGGAAACAAATGCTTTCCCAGGCTCCAATTAATATTAAAGTCAGTCCTGCCAATTTTTCCTGATGCATAAGATTCAAACCCCCTGGCCTGGTTAAATGTTCTTATTCCGTCTCCCCTCtgttctttcctccaagctatacatattaagatccatTATCCATTAGTATTTCCTGATTGCTTGTATTGTGTAGTTGGCTTCCTATTTTGTGAAGTAGTAATACAGTTCCCAACTTCTCAagtcttctggaactactcctgcatacctgggaacttttggcctCCGGCTACCCGAAGCCTTCCCTTGCgagacgcggccaggactgcccactgacatcggcGGTTCCACTGATGTCGTACTCCTGCCAATGGTAACTGGTTAAATAAGTCTGCCAATGGTTTTGTCAGAACTGTTTGAAGCACTTTTAATAACTTTTCGTGCATCCCATCAGGCCCTAtagatttgtctgtttttactaCTTCCTCTGTAAACACTCTTGTTTTACATATCACCCTATTTCTTTTTGCTAATTGTGCCCCCCTTGCCATTACCTTACTCTGTAAAACAGTATTTAAGCAGTTGCTGCTTTAGGAACTTCTTTGAGAGTGCTACGGAGCATGTCCAAAAGGTTTCAGTAgagacagccagggaaggtgttaaatgagacagaactAAATAAACTCAAttgcattatattacatttatttatatagcgccagcagattctgtagagctgttacaatcagtgaaataattgaaaatcacacacaataacaaactggtacaaaaggagaagagggtgctgttcttgtgagcttacaatctagtcattGGTTGAGGGGAAGtaaaacaataggagaggattgcatggatggggatgagttgatcacCTCTGAATGAAGTGGAAGTTGTTGATCATTCACATGGCTTGACgaggatgatggctgagagtgttaggaggaaaggatgattttcagagaggttttgaaagtttatGAGGGAAAAAG includes the following:
- the SLC51B gene encoding organic solute transporter subunit beta → MGDSSTIVETTPSVQQKKMEKALWFFRTGDLTAWNYAILALAFVALFLGIFVLVRSIFNNRKKKMIALYQKNANAALSVEADGKQAVVHLEKDTASQEDNLLKKEPQPGDITVQWKDGQITSLYTEVPEEDV